The genomic segment GTATAAAGGTGAATGGTCGCGACTAATGGACTATCCTCCTCAACGCTGGTTCCAAGAGCCGTTAACAAAAGGGCCATATGCAGGATCAAAACTTGACTTAGAAAAATATGATATGATGCTGTCCTGGTATTACGAAGCGAGGGGATGGGATGATAGGGGGATACCGACTAAAAGCACGCTTAAAAAAGCGAAGCTGGACTACGTTATTTCTACCTTAGAGAAATACATAAGGTTATCAGCTTAAATGTTCATTGCTTTTACGTACAATAGCCTTAAATATGCCAAAAACATTTTAAACTCAAGTCTAAAATTGGTGTTGGAATGAGGCAATGGCAACGTAGAGGAATAAGAGGCTTTGCAGTGTTTTACGTTAATAAAGACGTTCAGGTCGTTAAAATAGACCTACTCCTAGCTAATATAATGCTTTCGAAATATAAGTCTAGAAGTCAATTTAAGGAGTATATTAAGGCTTTTAATGAAATGATGTATTATTTGGGAGAAGAGATCTCGGAGTATTTCTATGAAGATGTAATGTGCTATGCAAAGTCCAAACCAGTGCTATGCAGGTTTTTTTACTCGCCTGAAAACGAGAGAGTAGTTTACGTAATGGCGGCAGCGGTTCATACAGGGATAATAAAAGCCATCGCGAAACGTTTAGAAAAAATGGGTTGGAAAAAGAAACTGTTAATTGAATTTACAAGTTTAAGACAAAAAACGAGATAGTCAGCCAATAACGGCCTTCTCGTATATCAGCTCTCCTTTTTCAAATCTTTCTAAGCTCAAAGAGTCGATCGGGATTGAAGGCTTATCATAAACAATGTATTCTGCTATAAGCTTTCCAACTATCGGCCCCATCATGAATCCGTGACCGCTATAACCAGCGGCAATATAAAATCCTCCCAGTTTCTCTGTAGGACCTAGGATTGGATGATTATCTTCTGTTACAACGTAATAACCAGACCACTGCCTTAGAATGTTAATGTTTCTTAATACTGGCATAACTTCTGTAGCGTTTTTGGCGAATGTTTCGAGAAAGTCAAGTCTTGCTTTTAAAGGTTGATCGGGAGGCTCAGGCATGTCGATGCCCCCTATAATACCTCCTCGATCCGTCTGGGTAAAATATAATTTTCCTCTTATAACCATGGGTTTTATGAATTCGCGCAAAGGCTCTGTGACCAGTATGTGATGTCTGAAGTTTTCCACTGGAATGTTTATTCCCACCATCTCGCCTATTTTTCTAGCTCCATATCCGGCGGCATTTACAACGATATTTGTCTCGATTTCTCCTCTTGATGTAACAACTCTTTTAATTTTTTTATTTTCTACAATTATATTCACAACTTCTGTAAAAGTATAGTATTCTACTCCCAGCTTTTTTCCAGCCTCGTAATAGGCGTTAACTGTCTTAAATGGAGAGGCTTTGCCATCAGTGTGGCAAAAAGCGGCAGCTATGAACGCGTCTGGATTTAAATAGGGTACTATTTCTAAAGCTTCTTCTCTACTTATAATCTTGCTGGGGACGCCATAGCTATTTTGTATTTTAACGTTCTGCCTAAATAGTTTAAGCTCGTCATTGTTTCTTATCAACCATATGTAACCTGTTTGTCTATAACCTACATCTATTCCCAGCTCCTCGCTAAGGCTTTTCCACAATTTAACGCTTTCTTTCATAAGAATGATATGCTCTTTTGTTGTAAATTGCTGCCTTATCCCTGTGCCGCATTTACCAGTAGAGCCGCTACCAAGGTAACTTTTTTCTACAACCACGATATCTTGCATGCCAAGCTTGGCTAAGTTATAAGCTATTGATAATCCGCTAATTCCGCCGCCAATAACCACTATGTTAGCCTTTCTTTTCATTATTATCACCTGACGCGAAGATTCCTAATGGTAAGGGCGTTATCGGAGGACGTTCCCTGGGGTAACCTATTTCTTCTGGTTTTTTGCCGAGCTCTCTAGCTAAGATTTTAATAACTATAGGTATGCAAATTCTCCCTCTACACGGGCCCATGCCAATGTTCAACTTTCTTTTCAGCGATTCTATATCTGTATATCCTTCTCTAATCGCCTTGATAACTTCATCATAGGTTACATCCTCGCATCTACACACGATTCTCATTTAATCACCTTCTGGAAGAGATTTTAAAAGCTCTAACGCTCATTGCCTTATCATAGTCTACTTCTAAAGTAATGGCGTAAGTGCGATCTCTACTCATGAAAACTTTTACAACTTCGCCAACACCAATTTCACTACCGGCTCTATCCAAGAGAGCAACCTTGTCACCACGCTTTGGAACTGGCAAAAACTCGTAGGGAACCGTAACATAAGCTTTGCCATTTGTAGGTGAAAGATCTACGACGAATATAGCAAGACCCGGGCAAGCTAATAGACAAAGCGAGCAACCCGTGCATTTATCAAAGTCTATTCTTGGTAGCGAGTTTATATTAGTTTTTGAGATAGCATGTGAAGGGCATGCTGCGACGCACGCGTCGCAGGGTATTTCTTGAGGACATTCTATAATAGCAACTGGTCCCATACGTATTCGCTCAGGAGAAGGAATTAAATTTAGCTTTTGCAGCGTTTGCGCGTCTATAATCCCAGTTGAAAGAAAATCAGCCACTTACTATCACCTTCTCTAATCCTTTTCTAATTCTCTCAAAAACTGGTCCGCTTCTAATTTCCTCCAGTTTTGCTAACATTTTCTCCCTATCCATAAAAGCATCTTTTAACTTCTTTCCACGAATATTTATAATAGCCGTGATACCGGCAATGCCTCCTTCTAGCATAGCCGTTGATGCCTCTTCTATTCCAGAAACATCGCCAGCTACTAATAAACCACTAACTGTGGTTTCTTGATACTTATTACGTAAAGGTACTAAACCTCCAAGCTCAGGAATATAAGCCATTCTACAACCGGCTTGCGCGAGAAGTTGAGAGTAAGGGTTTAAACCCACCGCTAAACATATCAAATCCACCTCAAAATATTTCTCGCTACCAGGTATTTCGTTAAACCTACTATCGATAGCTATAATGGTTGCTCCTTCAACATAGTTTTTTCCGTGCGCTTTTTTGATAGTGTGTGAGGTATATATTGGAACGCCGTATCTTCTTAGTTTAGCAGCATGTACGAAATATCCACCAATTCTGGGCATGGCTTCAACGATAGCAACTACATCTACACCTGCTTGCATTAATTGATATGCAACTATCAACCCTACGTTACCAGCTCCAACAATTAAGGCTCTTTCACCTGGCTTTACTCCGTAAACATTCATTAAAGTCTGAGCGGCGCCAGCGCCCATGACACCTGGAAGATCATTGTTTTCAAAAACTAAGTAATTCTCTGATGCCCCCGTAGCAACAATCACCTGCTTAGCTTTAATTTTTAAAAGTCTCCTATTTTTGTGGTCGTAAGCCCCCACTGTTAAACCGTCGTATATTCCAAAAACGGTAGTTTGAGTAACAGCTTGAACATTACTGTTTTGTTCAATCTGGTTAACAAGTTTTTTGGCTATTTCAAATCCTCTAATACCAGAGAAGAGATCCCTAGACCCGAAGAATTTATGGGTTTGCTTTACCAGCTGTCCTCCTAGGAAGTAATGGTCATCAACTATGAGAACATTTGCTCCATATTTACCTGCGTGAATGGCAGCGAACAAACCCGCTGGGCCGCCTCCAACAATAAGAACGTCCACGTTGATGTTAGCAGGTCTATTCCCTGGGAAGGAACTGGTGGCTGGTGGGTTGGCCAGCTCACTTTGGCTCTTAACGTTTTTTACATCCTTAACTGGTATGGTGCATATCCTAACATTGGGTACGCCATCTACCTCCATTAAACATGACGAACATTTACCGATCATGCAAAAGGCGCCGCGTGGATTGCCTAGAACTTTACTCTTGGAAAAGACGCGGATGCCAGCTGCGTATAAGGCAGCTAGTACGCTCTCGTTTTCGTAACCCTCTACTAATTCGCCATTGTAAGTAAAGGTTTTCTTTTTTCCTCTTTTGAATTCTAAGATGGGATGCTCGGTGATTCTATAATTTTTCAAAGGATCACCTTGGCTCAAATAAATATCCTTTAATGATTATATTAAACCTTAGTCTTTAAATTTGTTAGTTTAAAGAGACACGTTTTCGAGAATGTTTAGAGCTTCTTTAGCAATCGATTAATGATATGAAGTTCTTAACCTGAAGAAATATGGTCGAATTTTATGTAATGGTCGCTTAGTCGTATATTTATTTTTTGGTTAATCTTTATATATAGCTTTTTTAAGGAAATCTGGTATGAGTTTCATAAAGAAAGCACTAGGAAAGATATGGACACCTCCAGAGGAGAAAATATCTGAACTTGTGATGTATCATGCAGAATTATGCTTTAAAGCGGTAGAAGCTCTTGCTAAGGCAACAGAGGAAGTATGCAAAATAGATAAGGAACAATTGGAGCAATGCTTACAGAAAGTACATTCTTACGAGGAGGAGGCAGATAGAATTAGGAGAGAAATTGTGAAAGAGCTTGCGAAAGGGGCTCTTCCTCCGCTAAGCAGGGAGGATTTCATAAGATTGGCGGAAAGAATGGATTTGGTGGCTGATTGGGCTAAGGAAGCTGCCAGGCTAATCTCTGTTATTACTTGTGAGAATCTTCGAAAAGCGCTTAAAGATGAGTGCTTTCAGTTAGTTGCTTTGATGAAGGAATGTTCATGGAAATTGTATAATGCAGTTTTGATAATGATGAACGATTTCAATAAAAGTTTGGAGCTTGTGCATGAGGTTGAAGTAATAGAGGAGAAGGGAGATGATCTCTATATAAAATGTCTGAGCAAGATGGAGAAAAACGAGGAAAGCTGTATAGGAGTTTCTGGAATGCTTATAGAAAAACTAATGGAAACATTTGAAAACACTCTAGATGCCTGCGAGGAAGTTGGGGATATAGTGAAAATTATAATCGTAAGAGCGTTGAGGTGAAATTATGGATTTTCTACTTTTACTAAGCTTTCTCCTAGCCTTCTACGTGGCTTGGTCTGTAGGGGCAAATGATGAAACAATGGCTGTCGTGGCGGGAAGCGGGTTTACGAGCATATTGATTACGTGTTTGATCGGCGCTGTTATGGACTTCCTCGGCGCGGTGTTGCTAGGGTATAAGGTAGAGGAAACTATGGGTCAGAAGTTGCTTACTTATAAAATAGATCTAGTCGATACCTTGATAATAGTAGCGGCAATTGCAACGTGGCTGGTAGTGGCATCCTACCGAGGTTGGCCAGTGTCTACAACTCATTCAGCAGTAGGAGCTGTAATAGGTTTAGGTTTCTATAGGCTCGGAATTAGTGGAGTGAACTGGAGCTCGCTGGGTAGTGTTGTCGCAGGATGGGTTATTTCGCCGATCGTTGGCTTTTTTGGTGCGTATTTAACGAGTAAGGCTTTCGATTATGCATTGGCGAAAGGTGTAAGGGGGTTTAAGAGAAGCTTAAAAATAGCTAGAGTTTCATCTTACCTACTTCTCATATGGGCGTCTTACACGTCATTTTTTAGGGGGGCTAATGACATAGCCAACGCCACCGCATTTTTGAGCGTTGTTTACGAAAATCCTCTTGCGGTTAGATTAGTAAGCGGATTTGGAATGGCTCTGGGATTGATTATGCTCGGTAGGAGAGTCGTTAAATCCGTAGGAGTTGAACTAGTAGAATTGACTCCGACCATGGGCCTGGCGATACAAATCTCAACAGCATTAACAGTTTCTGTTGGAACGCTAATGGGTTTGCCCTTGTCGGGCACTCATATACTGGTAATGGCTGTTGCCGGTATTGGAGTAGCAAAGAAGATATGGATAAACGTCAAAGGATTAAAAGAAATACTAGTAACGTGGATTATAACTTTTCCTGGTGCTGCTATTCTCGCTGTTCTTTTCGCGCTTCTAGTTTAAACTATTAAATAGCTAAACTTAAAATAGTTAAGTAAAAAAATAAATAATAATACTATGGTACTTTTAGAATTCTACAAGCTCGACTTCTAAAGTTTCCGTGTCTAGTATGGCTAGGGTCGACTTACCCGACAAACCTCCAAAAACCTCGCCAGGATTTAGCACGAGAGTCTTACCTACCTTTTTAACTACTGTCTCATGTATATGACCAAAAACTACAACATCATAGTATCCTTCTCGAGCTAATGCGTTTACGAACCTTTTTGTAGTATCTACTCCGCCGAATCCATGAAAAATAACGAGCTTTCGCCCCCCAAGGTCAAGCTCGAACGGTTGATTGTTGAGTTTAAAACCTAGTTGAGAGGCGATCTTTAGCAGTAGCACTATCTCTCCATCATTGTTTCCGAATACGCCGTAAAAATCTGCATTAATGTCAGCGAACTTTTTGAGAGTGAACGGAGCTATTATATCGCCAGCATGTATAACTGCGGCTACTTTCCTCTTTTTTAACACGCTTATAGCTTTTTCAACGTTTTCGAGATTATCATGGGTATCCGATACCACACCCACTAGCATGTAAATCGCCGATAATAATTAGACCATCAAGCATAAAAACCTAAACTAAAGACAAGAGATTAATAATAAGAAATACATTTTTTAAAGGGGGGCGGTCTTGAAAGAAGAAGTCGAGACTAAACTTCATACAGATGCTTTGCAGATAATTCTGGAGGGTATAAGAGCAGCGGACCCCTATGACGCCGTAAAAGGGGTTCTCACCTTTAAAGATAACATTCTAAAAGTTAAAGGTGAAAAATTCGAGGTTAAGGGTAAATTATATCTTGTCGGGTTCGGAAAAGCCGCTTTCAAAATGACTAAAGCAGCGCTTGATGTATTGGGGGATATTGTTGAGCGGGGAGTAGTTTCGATACCGAAGGGTTATAAGATAGATCAGGTACTCGAGAAGGTCGAGATAGTCTATGCTGGGCATCCCAAACCTGATTCTGAAAGTGTTTTAGCTGGTAAAAAAGTGCTAGAGCTGGCTGAAAAAGCAGGTGAAAACGACATCGTTTTGGTTCTTATTTCAGGAGGTGGGTCTGCTTTAATGGAATATCCGGTTGAGAACGTGACTTTAGACGATATAGCATCTACTTCTATTATGTTGATGAACGCTGGGGCGGATATCTACGAATTGAATACTGTGCGCAAGCATTTGTCAAAAATTAAAGGCGGACAGTTGGCAAAAGCTATTTACCCTGCAAATACGATATCATTGATAATTTCAGACGTTGTTGGAGATAGAATTGATATGATAGCATCCGGTCCCACGGCGCCTGACCCCACAACTTTCAGAGACGCGTGGTATGTAATTGAAAAATGTAAACTAGTTGATAAAATACCCCGCGCTGCTAGGGATTATTTAGAGAAGGGAGTTAAAAATCTAGCTCCGGAAACACCTAAAGTTGAAGATCCAATTTTCCAGAAAGTTTATAATTTTGTAATAGCGAGCAACATTACATCATTAACTAAAATGCGCGATAAGGCTAGGGAACTAGGTTATAACACGCTAATATTATCTTCTATGATACAAGGGGAAGCTAGAGAAGTAGCTAAAGTTATAGCGGCTCTAGCTTTGGAAGTTAGGAAGACAGGGAATCCGGTGAAGCCGCCAGCAGTAATATTAGCTGGGGGAGAAACGACTGTGACTGTGAGAGGATCGGGTAAGGGCGGGCGTAATCAAGAACTGGCGCTTTCAGCGGCTCTGC from the Thermoproteales archaeon genome contains:
- a CDS encoding FAD-dependent oxidoreductase; this translates as MKNYRITEHPILEFKRGKKKTFTYNGELVEGYENESVLAALYAAGIRVFSKSKVLGNPRGAFCMIGKCSSCLMEVDGVPNVRICTIPVKDVKNVKSQSELANPPATSSFPGNRPANINVDVLIVGGGPAGLFAAIHAGKYGANVLIVDDHYFLGGQLVKQTHKFFGSRDLFSGIRGFEIAKKLVNQIEQNSNVQAVTQTTVFGIYDGLTVGAYDHKNRRLLKIKAKQVIVATGASENYLVFENNDLPGVMGAGAAQTLMNVYGVKPGERALIVGAGNVGLIVAYQLMQAGVDVVAIVEAMPRIGGYFVHAAKLRRYGVPIYTSHTIKKAHGKNYVEGATIIAIDSRFNEIPGSEKYFEVDLICLAVGLNPYSQLLAQAGCRMAYIPELGGLVPLRNKYQETTVSGLLVAGDVSGIEEASTAMLEGGIAGITAIINIRGKKLKDAFMDREKMLAKLEEIRSGPVFERIRKGLEKVIVSG
- a CDS encoding glycerate kinase; translation: MKEEVETKLHTDALQIILEGIRAADPYDAVKGVLTFKDNILKVKGEKFEVKGKLYLVGFGKAAFKMTKAALDVLGDIVERGVVSIPKGYKIDQVLEKVEIVYAGHPKPDSESVLAGKKVLELAEKAGENDIVLVLISGGGSALMEYPVENVTLDDIASTSIMLMNAGADIYELNTVRKHLSKIKGGQLAKAIYPANTISLIISDVVGDRIDMIASGPTAPDPTTFRDAWYVIEKCKLVDKIPRAARDYLEKGVKNLAPETPKVEDPIFQKVYNFVIASNITSLTKMRDKARELGYNTLILSSMIQGEAREVAKVIAALALEVRKTGNPVKPPAVILAGGETTVTVRGSGKGGRNQELALSAALQIKGVKGVVIASVGPSMPSLPTEAITTPSTPFICR
- a CDS encoding FAD-binding oxidoreductase, with the protein product MKRKANIVVIGGGISGLSIAYNLAKLGMQDIVVVEKSYLGSGSTGKCGTGIRQQFTTKEHIILMKESVKLWKSLSEELGIDVGYRQTGYIWLIRNNDELKLFRQNVKIQNSYGVPSKIISREEALEIVPYLNPDAFIAAAFCHTDGKASPFKTVNAYYEAGKKLGVEYYTFTEVVNIIVENKKIKRVVTSRGEIETNIVVNAAGYGARKIGEMVGINIPVENFRHHILVTEPLREFIKPMVIRGKLYFTQTDRGGIIGGIDMPEPPDQPLKARLDFLETFAKNATEVMPVLRNINILRQWSGYYVVTEDNHPILGPTEKLGGFYIAAGYSGHGFMMGPIVGKLIAEYIVYDKPSIPIDSLSLERFEKGELIYEKAVIG
- a CDS encoding (2Fe-2S)-binding protein; the protein is MRIVCRCEDVTYDEVIKAIREGYTDIESLKRKLNIGMGPCRGRICIPIVIKILARELGKKPEEIGYPRERPPITPLPLGIFASGDNNEKKG
- a CDS encoding DUF47 domain-containing protein translates to MSFIKKALGKIWTPPEEKISELVMYHAELCFKAVEALAKATEEVCKIDKEQLEQCLQKVHSYEEEADRIRREIVKELAKGALPPLSREDFIRLAERMDLVADWAKEAARLISVITCENLRKALKDECFQLVALMKECSWKLYNAVLIMMNDFNKSLELVHEVEVIEEKGDDLYIKCLSKMEKNEESCIGVSGMLIEKLMETFENTLDACEEVGDIVKIIIVRALR
- a CDS encoding inorganic phosphate transporter is translated as MDFLLLLSFLLAFYVAWSVGANDETMAVVAGSGFTSILITCLIGAVMDFLGAVLLGYKVEETMGQKLLTYKIDLVDTLIIVAAIATWLVVASYRGWPVSTTHSAVGAVIGLGFYRLGISGVNWSSLGSVVAGWVISPIVGFFGAYLTSKAFDYALAKGVRGFKRSLKIARVSSYLLLIWASYTSFFRGANDIANATAFLSVVYENPLAVRLVSGFGMALGLIMLGRRVVKSVGVELVELTPTMGLAIQISTALTVSVGTLMGLPLSGTHILVMAVAGIGVAKKIWINVKGLKEILVTWIITFPGAAILAVLFALLV
- a CDS encoding metallophosphoesterase; translated protein: MLVGVVSDTHDNLENVEKAISVLKKRKVAAVIHAGDIIAPFTLKKFADINADFYGVFGNNDGEIVLLLKIASQLGFKLNNQPFELDLGGRKLVIFHGFGGVDTTKRFVNALAREGYYDVVVFGHIHETVVKKVGKTLVLNPGEVFGGLSGKSTLAILDTETLEVELVEF
- a CDS encoding 4Fe-4S binding protein, whose translation is MADFLSTGIIDAQTLQKLNLIPSPERIRMGPVAIIECPQEIPCDACVAACPSHAISKTNINSLPRIDFDKCTGCSLCLLACPGLAIFVVDLSPTNGKAYVTVPYEFLPVPKRGDKVALLDRAGSEIGVGEVVKVFMSRDRTYAITLEVDYDKAMSVRAFKISSRR